The Halococcus salifodinae DSM 8989 nucleotide sequence CTCGCGCACGACGACTCCACCGCCGCCGACCACGACCGCAGTACGGACGGCCCGCGCGCCGATCTCGTCGTCTATCCGCAGGGCAAGGGGCCGTGGGACGACGAGATTGCCTACCGGGTCCGGATCGTCGGCGAGCGCGAATCGATCCGGACGTCGAGTCTCGGGCGGTGCGTCCTCGCGGTCGTCGACGAGGAGAGCGAGATCACCTACCTCGACACCACCCGTCCCGCCATCGACGGATCGACGACGGACGACCTGCCGACGAACGTTGCGGGCGATCTCCTCGCCGATCGCGCGATCCTCTGGAACCCACCCGACGAACTGTACGAGGCGGCCTTTTACGGTCAGCGCCTCGCCGGCCGCGGGGCCGAGGGCGGTCCGCTCCAGCTCTCCCTGGTCGAGACCGCCTTCCTCCTCGGCGAGGGCACGATCGACCTCGGGGTCGACCTCGCCGCGGTCGTCGAACGCGGCCGGCGGGTCGAGGGCGAGCGTTTCGACCGCCGGCTCGCGGTGTACACGGCGCTCCGCGAGGCAGGCCTCGTCCCGAAGACTGGCTTCAAGTTCGGGGCTGATTTCCGGACCTACGCCGACGTCGAGAGCGTCGATTCCCTCGGCCACTCCGAGCGACTCGTCCGGGCGCTGCCCGCGGACCACGCGTTCGCGCCGCGTGAGCTCTCGCTCGACGTTCGGCTCGCCGGCGGGGTTCACAAACGCATGACGTTCGCACTGACGACCCCAACCGGCGAGATCGACTGGCTCGCCGTCGAGCGGCTCACGCCCTGATGGGTCAGAGTTTCGGAACGTACACTAGCGGAGCGTGGTGCCACGCCCACCGCACGTCGGGTCGGTCGGCGACTGTGAACGCGCTTCGTGGCCACGTCCCGAGCGTCTCGTAGATCCGTTCGCGGGAGAGCACGCTGTCGCCGTCGAGCAGCGCGCCGAATCGCTCGGTGTACTGGTCGGGATCGAACACGAACGGGTGGTCGGCGTTGTCGTGCGGGTCGTCGGCGGCGACGAGACAGAACTCGCGGGCGGCGCGGTTCATGTAGTTGCACACGAGCGCGCCGCCCGGTGCGACCGCCGCATAGAGGTTCTCCAGTGCTTGCTCCACATCCCGCACGTACTGGAGCGTGAAGTACGCAAACACGACACCGAACTCACGGTCGGGAGTGAATTCCGGGAGCGTCGTCTGTTCGAACCGGACGTTCTCGACCCCCTCTCGTGCGGCGCGGTCGCGGTTCCGTTCGACGACCGGCGCGGCCGTGTCGTAGCCGACCACCGGCTCCGCGAGGCGATCGGCCACCGCGAACGTCGTGACACCGGCTCCACAGCCCACGTCGGCGACGCCTGGCGGCGCGTCGAACCGCTCGACGAATTCGGGCAGTACCTCGGCCGCGTGGTGGGCGCTCGGGCTCGCCTCCTCACGTTTCTCCTCGTCGGCGTCGGTCCAGTATGCGTCCCAGTCGAAACTCGCTTCGGCGGCTTCGCCGCTCATTCGTCCGCCCCGACGAACCGTTCGACATCGGCGCGACGGCCGGTCCCGTCCGCTTCGAGCCACTCCGGTACTGCCTCGACCCACTGGAACTCACAATCCGCTTCGTCGAACCCGTCTGTCACCGTATCGTCGGCGATGGAGCCTTCGAGGACGGCGTGATGGGTTCGTGACTGTCTCTCGCCGCCGACGACGTGTTCCACCTCGCAGACCGCTCGCACGTCGTCGAGCGTCGTGTCAGCGCCCGTCATCTCCTCGATCAGCCATCGACCGACTGTCGCCCAGTCGCCCTCCGGCTCGACCGTCTCGTTCGGCAGGACCGCGAACTCGTCTTCGGGGTTGACGACGAGGAGCAACCGTCCATCAGTGTCCGTGACCCCGACGACGACCCGCCCCGCGGCGTCGGTTTCACAGTGCTCTACGTCGTCGCGTTCGTACGTCCGCCGCTCGGACGCCACCCCACTTCGTTCGGCCACCGCTGCCGGGTTCGTTACCGTCAACCTGTCGCCTCGCTCTCCGTCCACCGTGTCGGATGTGTGTCCTGTCATGGTGTAGCAGTTGCTACTCGCCGCTCGATGCGACACCGCTAAACCGACGCCACCGTGGCTCTCCGGTGGCTTCTCGGCGTACTGACTGCTCCGATAAAAAACTGTCGAAAGCCGAGATTTTACTCTTCACTTACTACTTCAAACGCCGTGGGTTTAGTTCTTTCCCCGCGGTGTGGGCGGTTGCGGGGAACGAACCCTTTTTGCGCGAACCTGCCCGACCCCGAGACGAAATGGCCGACGATCACCGCGACGGGGACGACGCCTCGTCCGAGCGCTCGGTTCCCGACGAGGGCGAGCGCTCCCGAAGCGACGACCGTGAGCCTCGTCGGAGTGTGTCGGACACATCGACACTCTGTTCGGATGGTGGGACCGCCACCGGAGCCGACGAGACGACGCTCGACCCGTGGGGTTCCTCGACGGTTGCCGATTATCGAAACCTGTTCGAGGAGTTCGGAATCGAGGAGTTCGACGACGTGCTCCCGAACGTGCCGGACCCACACTATCTGATGCGTCGCGGGGTCATCTTCGGCCACCGCGATTACGACCGCGTGCTGGCGGCGCTCGAAGCGAACGAACCCGCCGCCGCGCTCTCGGGGTTCATGCCGACCGGCGACCCCCACATCGGCCACAAGCTCGTCTTCGACGAACTGGTCTGGCATCAAGAGCGCGGCGCGGATTCGTATGGCCTGATCGCCGATCTCGAAGCCCACAGTGCGCGCGGGCTCGACTGGGACGAGA carries:
- the endA gene encoding tRNA-intron lyase, with translation MEGRLDGDVVRVGGDARQRYYDSSGYGRPTGEGVALAPVEAAHLLFRGDLDAVDGMGFRKFLSVEDRLVVRFLVYKDFRERGFYLSPVREGWIDADDLAHDDSTAADHDRSTDGPRADLVVYPQGKGPWDDEIAYRVRIVGERESIRTSSLGRCVLAVVDEESEITYLDTTRPAIDGSTTDDLPTNVAGDLLADRAILWNPPDELYEAAFYGQRLAGRGAEGGPLQLSLVETAFLLGEGTIDLGVDLAAVVERGRRVEGERFDRRLAVYTALREAGLVPKTGFKFGADFRTYADVESVDSLGHSERLVRALPADHAFAPRELSLDVRLAGGVHKRMTFALTTPTGEIDWLAVERLTP
- a CDS encoding class I SAM-dependent methyltransferase; protein product: MSGEAAEASFDWDAYWTDADEEKREEASPSAHHAAEVLPEFVERFDAPPGVADVGCGAGVTTFAVADRLAEPVVGYDTAAPVVERNRDRAAREGVENVRFEQTTLPEFTPDREFGVVFAYFTLQYVRDVEQALENLYAAVAPGGALVCNYMNRAAREFCLVAADDPHDNADHPFVFDPDQYTERFGALLDGDSVLSRERIYETLGTWPRSAFTVADRPDVRWAWHHAPLVYVPKL